A section of the Subtercola frigoramans genome encodes:
- a CDS encoding histidine phosphatase family protein — protein MTPQTTLALVRHGETAWNAQKRIQGRSDIPLNATGREQVRATARAMQVDEWDFIVCSPLSRARESAEILGTELGINVVAEVPALVERDYGPAEGLQDSEELNALRIPGGFTGAETELEVARRSTSALTDIVTTHHGKRIIVVAHGTLIRIAMTALTGAQVTMISNAAHSVLLHTAREDGPHEWHATIVNGEHYRHSAQISPAR, from the coding sequence GTGACACCGCAGACCACCCTCGCCCTTGTTCGGCACGGCGAAACGGCCTGGAACGCCCAGAAGCGCATCCAGGGCCGATCCGACATTCCGCTGAACGCCACCGGCCGCGAACAGGTGCGGGCCACGGCTCGCGCGATGCAGGTCGACGAATGGGACTTCATCGTCTGCTCACCGCTGTCCCGCGCACGGGAGAGCGCAGAGATCCTCGGCACTGAACTCGGCATCAACGTCGTCGCCGAGGTCCCCGCTCTGGTCGAACGCGACTACGGGCCCGCCGAGGGCCTTCAAGACTCCGAGGAGCTCAATGCTCTCCGTATTCCTGGTGGGTTCACCGGGGCAGAGACCGAACTCGAGGTCGCCCGGCGATCGACCAGCGCCCTGACCGACATCGTCACCACGCACCACGGCAAGAGAATCATCGTCGTGGCTCACGGCACGCTCATCCGTATCGCCATGACCGCTCTCACCGGGGCGCAGGTCACCATGATCTCGAACGCAGCCCACAGCGTACTGCTGCACACGGCCCGCGAAGACGGCCCCCACGAGTGGCACGCGACGATCGTGAACGGCGAGCACTACCGCCACTCGGCCCAGATCTCGCCCGCACGCTGA
- a CDS encoding putative protein N(5)-glutamine methyltransferase, with protein sequence MQTEQEFAQVVARLRGAGCVFAEEEAALVCEAAESPGGLQGLVDRRVSGEPLEYILGWAEFCGRRVGVRPGVFVPRRRSEYLVELALEESRSSDPLVVLDLCCGSGALGLAVARERPDAVLVSVDVDPSAVACARQNLTGVGEVFEGDLYDAVPERLRGRVTTLLVNAPYVPTESIELMPPEARLYEAHVALDGGGDGLDVQRRVAKGAADWLIEGGSLFIETSALQAERTAALFGEAGLESRVECSHEYDATVVIATMPARRAGRSSIAPRGGHLPE encoded by the coding sequence ATGCAAACGGAGCAGGAATTCGCCCAGGTGGTCGCGCGTCTCCGAGGGGCAGGATGCGTCTTTGCCGAAGAAGAGGCGGCCCTGGTCTGTGAGGCCGCGGAGTCACCGGGTGGGCTCCAGGGGCTGGTGGACAGGCGGGTCAGCGGGGAGCCGCTGGAGTACATCCTCGGCTGGGCGGAGTTCTGCGGGCGCCGAGTCGGCGTGCGGCCGGGCGTGTTCGTTCCGCGGCGGCGGTCGGAGTACCTGGTCGAGCTGGCGCTGGAGGAGAGCCGGTCATCCGACCCGCTGGTGGTTCTCGACCTGTGCTGCGGTTCGGGGGCACTCGGGCTCGCCGTTGCCCGCGAGCGACCGGATGCCGTGCTGGTCTCGGTCGATGTCGACCCCTCGGCCGTTGCCTGCGCCCGGCAGAACCTGACGGGAGTCGGCGAGGTATTCGAGGGTGACCTGTATGACGCGGTGCCCGAGCGCCTGAGGGGGCGGGTCACGACCCTGCTGGTCAACGCCCCGTATGTTCCGACGGAGTCGATCGAGCTGATGCCGCCGGAGGCGCGGTTGTACGAGGCTCACGTCGCACTCGACGGCGGGGGCGACGGGCTCGACGTGCAGCGACGTGTGGCGAAGGGTGCCGCGGACTGGCTCATCGAAGGGGGGAGCCTCTTCATCGAGACGAGCGCGCTGCAGGCCGAGAGAACTGCTGCGCTCTTCGGCGAGGCAGGGCTCGAATCCCGTGTCGAGTGCTCACACGAATACGATGCGACTGTCGTGATCGCGACGATGCCTGCCAGGAGGGCGGGCCGATCATCCATTGCGCCGCGTGGTGGCCACCTGCCAGAGTGA
- a CDS encoding GAF and ANTAR domain-containing protein, which produces MTESREGLLAASFVSLADTLVVGYDVVDLMQTLVDTCATVLDAAAVGLLLADENGVLEVMASTSERSRLLEILQLRAGLGPCVECYLTGTVVAIPDIREIRPDWFAFRDGALDLGFLSVHAVPLRLRGFTMGALNLFSDSTGELNETDAAAAQALADMATIGIVHERALRQSEDTREQLQRALDSRVVIEQAKGVVSHIKHVEMNEAFSMIRSYARNARKPLSEVAAEIVNRTLTL; this is translated from the coding sequence ATGACGGAATCCCGAGAGGGACTGCTCGCAGCCTCGTTCGTATCGCTTGCCGACACCCTCGTCGTCGGCTACGACGTCGTCGATCTGATGCAGACGCTGGTCGACACCTGCGCAACCGTGCTCGACGCTGCCGCAGTCGGCCTGCTGCTGGCCGACGAGAACGGCGTTCTCGAAGTCATGGCCTCGACCAGCGAGCGAAGCCGACTGCTCGAGATCCTCCAGCTCCGGGCCGGACTCGGACCCTGCGTCGAGTGCTACCTCACCGGCACGGTCGTCGCGATTCCCGACATCCGCGAGATCCGGCCGGACTGGTTCGCCTTTCGCGACGGCGCCCTCGACCTCGGCTTTCTCTCGGTACACGCCGTACCGCTCCGCCTGCGTGGTTTCACGATGGGCGCACTGAACCTCTTCAGCGACTCCACCGGCGAACTCAACGAGACCGACGCCGCCGCAGCGCAAGCGCTCGCAGACATGGCTACAATCGGCATCGTGCACGAGCGCGCGCTCCGGCAGAGCGAAGATACGCGCGAGCAGCTCCAGCGGGCCCTCGACAGCAGGGTTGTCATCGAGCAGGCCAAAGGCGTGGTCTCACACATCAAGCACGTCGAGATGAACGAAGCGTTCTCGATGATCAGGAGCTATGCCCGCAATGCCAGGAAACCGCTCAGCGAGGTCGCTGCCGAGATCGTCAACCGCACGCTGACCCTGTGA
- a CDS encoding DUF7882 family protein yields MGKLIYGSSGIEVVFDDRALAHLQIVVGNKLRRRESFFFSWKDDAEMGSGRSSLWLDPSIPLYFKYFGSKVPVVNRAWIQVLADSANSGAGLHYIPEPTDS; encoded by the coding sequence GTGGGCAAACTGATCTATGGCAGTTCCGGAATCGAGGTCGTCTTCGATGACCGGGCCCTGGCTCACCTGCAGATCGTCGTCGGCAACAAGCTCAGACGCCGCGAGAGCTTCTTCTTCTCGTGGAAGGATGACGCCGAAATGGGTTCTGGTCGCAGCAGCCTATGGCTCGACCCATCCATTCCCCTGTACTTCAAGTATTTCGGCAGCAAGGTTCCGGTGGTGAACCGGGCCTGGATCCAGGTGCTCGCCGATTCGGCCAACAGTGGTGCTGGCCTGCACTACATTCCGGAGCCCACCGACTCCTAG
- a CDS encoding GAF and ANTAR domain-containing protein, translating into MSGNDREAYLLAHSELSRAHEGDGTASICRPFLRVAPVSGAAVSTIGSGRLGTSTICATDPKAVVIDELQIDLGEGPCWQALRTRKPVLSPNFALTEHPAWPVFAKALREYEIGALFAFPLTLGGLDVGSIDLYSHEPLTLTETEVSDVVSLTEIAAWQVLRRVLADDSVNLADVDSDPSPGFSRKQVHQATGMIIAQLEVSSTDALLLLRAHAFASGRSVREVAHAVVSRRLDFTDDRAQQ; encoded by the coding sequence ATGAGCGGGAACGATCGCGAGGCGTACCTTCTCGCGCACAGTGAACTCTCGCGTGCGCACGAAGGAGACGGTACGGCGAGCATCTGCCGACCGTTCCTGCGGGTCGCCCCCGTCTCGGGCGCGGCAGTGTCGACGATCGGCAGCGGGCGCCTCGGCACCTCCACCATCTGCGCGACCGATCCCAAGGCTGTTGTGATCGACGAGCTGCAGATCGACCTCGGCGAGGGCCCCTGCTGGCAGGCGCTGAGAACGAGGAAGCCAGTACTCTCTCCGAATTTCGCGCTCACCGAGCATCCGGCCTGGCCCGTCTTTGCCAAAGCACTCCGCGAGTACGAGATCGGCGCACTCTTCGCCTTCCCGCTGACGCTCGGCGGGCTCGACGTGGGGTCGATCGACCTGTACTCGCACGAGCCACTCACGCTGACCGAGACCGAGGTCTCGGACGTCGTCTCCCTCACCGAAATAGCGGCCTGGCAGGTCTTGCGCAGAGTGCTCGCCGACGATTCGGTGAACCTCGCCGACGTCGACAGCGACCCGAGCCCCGGGTTCTCGCGCAAGCAAGTTCACCAGGCGACCGGCATGATCATCGCCCAGTTGGAGGTCTCGTCGACTGATGCCCTGCTCCTGCTGCGAGCGCACGCCTTCGCTTCGGGGCGGAGCGTGCGCGAAGTCGCTCACGCTGTGGTCTCACGCCGTCTCGATTTCACCGACGACCGAGCGCAGCAATAG
- a CDS encoding anti-sigma factor family protein, with protein sequence MTEPGGGGSREGLDVNEFGEDPYADSDAAYVLGALSPSERLRFERHLIGCPACRERVGELVGLPGLLATVSAEDVLAGELRGDARSEGAAVGDAAVEVEAATGETVDVLPQLLGRARRRRSLARLRIGAAAGLAVAAAVIVTLVVVISPAVSPQGTTPPGASLPTPASGTAEPVPLTVEHVLLVSVQPSPLSAEASFTPLPWGTRIDWTCTYDDQAGQAVGSLASPTPEVSSGQNPGQPQVGAYSRGYAMVVTAVDGTRTQVATWSAGPGTEVTPTATTSIQLADIASVTIVASDTGQVLLGSQL encoded by the coding sequence ATGACAGAACCCGGTGGTGGCGGGAGTCGTGAAGGCCTCGACGTGAACGAGTTCGGCGAAGACCCCTACGCCGACAGTGATGCAGCCTATGTTCTCGGAGCACTGTCGCCGAGTGAGCGCCTGCGGTTCGAGAGGCATCTGATCGGATGCCCGGCCTGCCGGGAGCGCGTCGGCGAGCTCGTCGGCCTTCCTGGGCTGCTGGCCACGGTTTCGGCTGAAGATGTGCTTGCTGGCGAGCTGCGCGGCGACGCTCGCAGCGAGGGTGCAGCGGTCGGTGATGCGGCAGTCGAGGTCGAAGCGGCCACGGGTGAAACCGTCGATGTGCTGCCACAGCTCCTGGGGCGTGCGCGTCGGCGGCGGAGCCTGGCTCGCCTGCGCATCGGCGCTGCGGCTGGGCTCGCCGTTGCCGCGGCAGTCATCGTGACGCTGGTGGTGGTCATTTCGCCCGCGGTGTCGCCGCAGGGCACGACGCCGCCTGGTGCGTCGCTGCCTACACCGGCGAGCGGAACAGCGGAGCCAGTACCGCTCACCGTGGAGCACGTGCTGCTGGTCTCCGTTCAGCCGAGCCCGCTCAGCGCGGAGGCCTCGTTCACCCCGCTGCCATGGGGCACCCGCATCGACTGGACCTGCACGTACGATGACCAAGCCGGCCAGGCGGTCGGCAGCCTCGCCTCACCCACGCCGGAAGTGAGTTCGGGGCAGAATCCGGGTCAGCCACAGGTGGGCGCGTACTCGCGCGGCTACGCGATGGTCGTCACGGCAGTCGACGGCACCCGCACGCAGGTCGCGACCTGGTCGGCGGGGCCCGGCACGGAGGTCACGCCGACGGCCACCACGAGCATCCAGCTGGCCGACATCGCTTCGGTCACCATCGTCGCGTCAGACACGGGCCAGGTCCTGCTCGGCTCGCAGCTGTAG